In the Chroococcidiopsis sp. SAG 2025 genome, one interval contains:
- a CDS encoding trypsin-like peptidase domain-containing protein, with amino-acid sequence MIDRFFGSELPPQQRVQRGIGSGFIISSDGRILTNAHVVEDADREILTTLWSDNGRSLRHATRTLW; translated from the coding sequence TTGATCGACCGTTTTTTTGGTAGTGAATTACCTCCTCAGCAACGGGTTCAACGCGGTATTGGTTCTGGATTTATTATCAGCTCGGATGGTCGGATCTTGACTAATGCTCATGTTGTGGAAGATGCCGATCGAGAAATTCTGACAACATTGTGGTCGGACAATGGGCGAAGCCTACGGCACGCTACGCGAACGCTATGGTAA
- a CDS encoding WD40 repeat domain-containing protein translates to MKLWDLQGRELASFPTHLAPVSAISFRPDGKAIATASRDGTAQVWSLQGRKVLTLKGHQGWVMYVTFSRDGKAIATASRDKTAKLWNLQGQELLTLRGHEDAVTGIGFSGDGQTIATSSTDRTVRLWNRQGDRLQVLQGHTDAVAALHLGPDNRLLASGGEDRSIRLWSLDGLMGAQASVSQPATGVMTWYDALGKEAIWGVSFSPDSKSIGTTGRYTLAKLWTSTGRELLTLQGHMDTVRSLQFSPDGKRILTASKDKTIKLWNLNGKLLRTLRGHRADVRSATFSPDGKTIASASWDTTAKLWNLDGQELVTLRGHQAGLRSIQFSPDGQAIATTSEDGTAKLWDRQGKALATLRGHQGGVLALSFSPDGQVIATTSADKTIKLWNRQGKELKTLKGHAAEVNAASFSPNGQILATACEAAYIYLWSRDGELLQVLGGHPAGIRSLSFSPDGQTLASSDASGNVVLWRLDLQSNLDALLEQGCKWVGDYLNNSTDVKQSDRHLCDSFVINP, encoded by the coding sequence ATGAAACTTTGGGATTTACAAGGACGGGAATTGGCATCGTTCCCAACTCATCTCGCTCCTGTCTCGGCGATTAGTTTTCGTCCTGATGGTAAGGCGATCGCCACCGCTAGTCGCGATGGGACGGCTCAAGTCTGGAGTTTGCAGGGTCGAAAAGTATTGACGTTGAAAGGACATCAGGGCTGGGTGATGTATGTCACCTTTAGTCGTGATGGCAAGGCCATCGCTACCGCTAGTCGTGATAAAACTGCGAAACTTTGGAACCTGCAAGGACAAGAATTGCTGACACTGAGAGGACATGAAGATGCTGTCACGGGTATTGGGTTTAGTGGCGATGGGCAGACGATCGCCACATCCAGCACGGATCGAACCGTGCGGCTTTGGAATCGCCAAGGCGATCGGCTGCAAGTCCTGCAAGGACATACCGACGCTGTTGCGGCTTTACATTTGGGTCCAGACAATCGACTCCTAGCGAGTGGGGGTGAGGATAGAAGCATCCGACTGTGGAGTTTAGATGGATTGATGGGAGCGCAGGCATCGGTCAGCCAGCCTGCAACAGGAGTAATGACTTGGTACGATGCCCTTGGCAAAGAAGCTATTTGGGGAGTTAGTTTCAGTCCAGATAGTAAGTCAATCGGGACCACTGGGCGTTATACCCTTGCCAAACTTTGGACTTCCACAGGACGCGAACTCTTAACACTCCAGGGTCACATGGATACTGTGAGAAGTTTGCAGTTTAGCCCAGACGGAAAACGAATTCTCACTGCCAGCAAAGACAAAACTATCAAACTTTGGAATTTGAACGGGAAATTACTGAGAACGCTCAGGGGACACCGAGCCGATGTGCGGAGTGCCACTTTCAGTCCCGACGGAAAAACTATTGCTAGTGCCAGTTGGGATACAACCGCTAAGCTGTGGAATTTGGACGGGCAAGAACTGGTGACTTTGCGGGGACACCAAGCTGGATTGAGAAGCATTCAATTCAGTCCCGATGGACAGGCGATCGCGACGACCAGCGAAGACGGCACGGCGAAACTTTGGGATCGGCAGGGGAAAGCGTTAGCGACGCTGCGAGGACATCAGGGAGGCGTTTTGGCGCTCAGTTTCAGTCCCGATGGACAGGTAATTGCCACAACCAGTGCAGATAAGACAATCAAACTGTGGAATCGCCAAGGCAAGGAGTTGAAAACGCTGAAAGGTCATGCAGCAGAGGTGAATGCCGCTAGCTTTAGTCCCAACGGGCAAATCCTTGCTACCGCTTGTGAAGCAGCATACATTTACTTGTGGAGTCGGGATGGCGAACTCTTGCAAGTCCTAGGAGGACATCCGGCTGGGATCAGAAGTTTGAGTTTCAGTCCCGATGGGCAAACATTGGCATCGTCCGATGCCTCTGGGAATGTCGTTCTCTGGCGTTTAGATTTGCAATCGAATTTAGACGCTTTATTAGAGCAGGGTTGTAAGTGGGTTGGTGATTACTTGAACAACAGCACGGATGTGAAGCAGAGCGATCGCCATCTGTGCGATTCTTTTGTTATTAACCCATAA
- a CDS encoding dienelactone hydrolase family protein — MSLIATFSQFESPFSHEGMTHKVYWKRAGGSNERSPAILLMHELPGMTESCLKFANRLSDNGFTVYLPLLFGKAGESDAIAAVVANSLIYTAHICISKEFNALKERQSSPITNWLRALCRRIYSLPEHQIFRGIGAIGMCLTGGFVLSLMIDKSVMAPVASQPSLPFGLTDSQKKTLGISPGELAIAKERAKETSLLALRFEEDRICPPERFDTLRREFGDTVECKIISAQERRRDGIRPSPHAIFTIDFADKQGNPHRCTQEALELLIEFLRERLF, encoded by the coding sequence ATGTCACTCATTGCCACATTCTCACAATTTGAATCGCCATTTTCCCACGAGGGCATGACTCACAAAGTTTATTGGAAGAGAGCTGGAGGTTCCAACGAGCGATCGCCAGCAATCTTACTCATGCACGAACTACCAGGGATGACAGAAAGTTGTCTAAAATTTGCCAATCGCTTATCTGACAATGGATTTACAGTTTATCTTCCGCTTCTATTTGGCAAAGCTGGCGAATCCGATGCGATCGCTGCGGTCGTTGCTAATTCTCTGATTTACACGGCTCACATTTGTATAAGTAAAGAATTTAATGCATTAAAAGAGCGACAGTCTAGCCCGATTACTAACTGGTTAAGGGCGCTTTGCCGACGGATTTACAGCCTACCCGAACACCAAATTTTTAGGGGAATTGGTGCAATTGGTATGTGTTTGACGGGTGGATTTGTTCTATCACTCATGATAGATAAATCTGTTATGGCTCCTGTTGCTAGTCAACCTTCCCTACCCTTTGGCTTGACAGATTCTCAAAAGAAAACACTGGGAATCTCGCCGGGCGAATTAGCAATAGCAAAGGAAAGAGCGAAGGAAACGAGTTTACTGGCGCTACGTTTTGAGGAAGATCGGATTTGTCCGCCAGAGCGTTTTGATACCTTGAGAAGAGAATTTGGAGACACTGTTGAGTGCAAGATTATCTCTGCTCAAGAAAGAAGGCGAGATGGCATTCGACCTAGCCCCCATGCCATTTTTACGATTGATTTTGCGGATAAGCAGGGAAATCCGCATCGTTGTACTCAAGAAGCTTTAGAGCTGCTGATTGAATTTTTGCGAGAACGATTGTTTTAA
- a CDS encoding eIF2A-related protein yields MAELIQFLSRQQETSLPTHLEGRISLLLKYLRSTRCLLLLDNVESILQAGDRMGRYRIGYEGYRQLLQCIADTPHQSCLILTSREKPQGLTQFEGESLPVRSLQLSGLLETQGRELFNVKGKYAASESEWQVLISRYSGNPLALKIVASAIRDFFDGSISQFLEITKQGAFIFDDIRDLLEQQFYRLTALEREIMYWLAINREPISLQDLQADFVANVPVCEILESLNSLQRRSLIEKSSYGFTQQPVVMEYAIAQLLEQVCQEVITQEISLFKSHALIKAQAKDYVRETQTSLILQPIVEQLITQLGSPENLSNCLCQILSHLRGKSPQATGYAGGNALNLLLQAQIDLTGFDFSELTIWQAYLQGVNLHAVNFTNSDLSRCVFTQTLGNILSAAFSPNGQLLATCDTDCHVRVWEAKTGKIVLICQGHSNWVRCVAFSPDGQTLASCGADCTVKLWSVRDGVCIKTFTEHRHEVFAVAFSPDGQILASASGDRTVKLWHIWEGTCLKTLVGHTDWVRSVAFSPDGQTLASSGADCKIHLWDVRAGKCWKTLSEHTGWVRSIAFSPDGQTLASGSGDRTIKLWNYHTDVCIKTYTQHTNSVYSVAFSPQGDILVSGSGDRTVKLWDCHTHNCVRTLHGHTNEVCAVAFNPDGQTLVCVSLDQTVRIWDCRHGQCLKTWSGNTDWAFPVAFSPICPSDLRLEFNAESSESCKTNKQSQNPKSKIQNPKSLLASGSNDKTVKLWDWQTGSCVRSLSGHADFIYGIAFSADGQILASGSTDSSVRLWKVSTGQCFQILQGHTDWVYAVAFHPQGQILASGSADCTVKLWNMNEGNCLKTCTGHTDKILGIALSPNGQILASASADRTVKLWDCHTGSCLKTLPAHDDRIYAAIFSPDGRVLATCSTDRTVKLWDLDRGKCVKILTGHTNWVFAIAFSPDGCAVSAAMPKGLIASASHDQTVRIWDVNTGECLHICIGHTHLVSSVAFSSDGQVVASGSQDQTVRIWDVNTGKCMRILRTKRLYEGMKISSVKGLTEATVVTLQSLGAVV; encoded by the coding sequence TTGGCAGAACTCATTCAGTTTCTCTCCCGACAGCAAGAAACAAGTTTACCAACTCATCTAGAGGGCAGAATCTCGCTATTACTAAAATATTTGCGCTCTACACGCTGTCTTTTGCTGCTCGACAATGTGGAATCTATTCTACAAGCAGGCGATCGCATGGGTCGCTATCGGATTGGGTATGAAGGTTACAGACAACTCCTGCAATGTATAGCAGACACTCCCCACCAAAGTTGTCTAATTCTGACTTCACGGGAAAAACCCCAAGGATTGACTCAGTTTGAAGGTGAAAGTCTTCCCGTCCGTTCTCTACAACTATCAGGTTTACTAGAGACACAAGGGCGGGAATTGTTCAATGTTAAAGGTAAGTACGCCGCTTCAGAATCAGAATGGCAAGTCCTAATTTCCCGTTATAGTGGAAATCCTCTAGCATTGAAAATTGTCGCTTCGGCGATTAGAGACTTTTTTGATGGTAGTATTTCGCAATTTTTGGAAATTACCAAGCAAGGAGCATTTATTTTCGATGATATCCGCGACCTACTAGAGCAACAATTCTATCGCCTCACAGCTCTAGAACGGGAAATAATGTATTGGCTAGCCATCAACCGCGAACCCATTTCTTTACAAGACTTACAAGCAGATTTTGTGGCTAATGTTCCAGTTTGTGAAATACTAGAGTCACTCAATTCATTGCAAAGGCGATCTCTAATTGAAAAAAGTTCTTATGGCTTTACCCAACAACCTGTTGTCATGGAGTATGCGATCGCCCAGTTGCTTGAACAAGTTTGTCAAGAGGTAATTACTCAAGAAATTTCCCTGTTTAAAAGCCATGCATTAATTAAAGCCCAAGCTAAAGATTACGTGCGGGAGACTCAAACCAGTCTGATTTTGCAACCCATCGTCGAGCAATTAATTACACAGCTTGGTAGTCCAGAAAATCTGAGCAATTGTTTGTGTCAAATCCTTTCTCATCTCCGAGGTAAATCGCCGCAAGCAACTGGATATGCTGGGGGAAATGCTCTAAATCTGTTGCTTCAAGCACAAATAGACCTGACTGGCTTTGACTTTTCTGAGTTAACAATTTGGCAAGCATACTTACAGGGCGTAAACTTGCATGCTGTCAATTTTACTAATTCAGATTTATCTCGTTGCGTATTTACTCAGACATTAGGTAATATTTTATCTGCTGCTTTTAGCCCCAACGGTCAGCTGTTAGCAACCTGTGACACTGACTGTCACGTTCGCGTATGGGAGGCAAAAACAGGCAAAATAGTCTTAATTTGTCAAGGTCATAGCAATTGGGTACGCTGTGTTGCGTTTAGTCCTGACGGTCAAACCTTGGCAAGTTGCGGCGCTGACTGTACTGTGAAGTTGTGGAGCGTCCGCGACGGTGTTTGTATAAAAACCTTTACGGAACATCGTCATGAGGTATTTGCAGTTGCGTTTAGTCCTGACGGTCAAATCCTAGCTAGTGCGAGTGGCGATCGGACGGTGAAACTATGGCATATTTGGGAGGGAACCTGTTTAAAAACGCTTGTAGGACATACAGATTGGGTGCGCTCCGTTGCCTTTAGCCCTGACGGTCAAACGCTGGCGAGTAGTGGCGCTGACTGCAAAATTCATCTATGGGATGTCCGTGCAGGGAAATGCTGGAAAACCCTGAGCGAGCATACGGGTTGGGTTCGTTCTATAGCATTCAGTCCTGACGGACAAACCTTAGCCAGTGGTAGCGGCGATCGCACGATTAAACTCTGGAATTATCATACAGATGTCTGCATCAAAACTTACACTCAGCACACAAACAGCGTCTACTCTGTGGCATTTAGCCCTCAAGGTGACATCCTAGTAAGTGGGAGTGGCGATCGGACTGTAAAGCTTTGGGATTGTCACACTCATAATTGCGTCAGGACATTGCACGGACATACAAATGAGGTTTGTGCCGTTGCCTTTAACCCAGATGGGCAAACTCTGGTGTGTGTGAGTTTAGACCAAACTGTGAGAATATGGGATTGTCGTCATGGGCAATGTTTGAAAACTTGGTCTGGCAACACAGATTGGGCATTTCCTGTTGCCTTTAGTCCTATCTGCCCAAGCGATTTGAGATTGGAGTTTAATGCTGAAAGTTCAGAATCTTGCAAAACCAACAAACAATCCCAAAATCCAAAATCCAAAATCCAAAATCCAAAATCCCTATTAGCTAGTGGCAGTAACGATAAAACAGTGAAACTATGGGACTGGCAGACTGGTAGTTGCGTCAGAAGCTTATCTGGACATGCAGACTTTATTTATGGGATTGCTTTTAGTGCCGATGGGCAAATCTTAGCGAGTGGTAGCACAGATTCCTCAGTGCGATTGTGGAAAGTCAGTACGGGTCAATGTTTTCAAATTTTGCAAGGACATACAGATTGGGTGTATGCAGTTGCTTTTCATCCCCAAGGTCAGATCCTTGCCAGCGGTAGTGCTGATTGCACGGTTAAATTGTGGAATATGAATGAGGGCAATTGTCTGAAAACCTGTACTGGACATACCGATAAAATCCTAGGAATTGCCTTAAGTCCGAATGGGCAAATCTTAGCTAGCGCCAGCGCCGATCGCACTGTGAAACTATGGGATTGTCACACTGGTAGTTGCTTAAAAACATTGCCCGCACACGACGATCGCATTTATGCAGCTATCTTTAGTCCAGATGGACGAGTTTTAGCAACTTGCAGTACAGATCGAACTGTGAAGTTGTGGGATCTCGATCGCGGGAAGTGTGTGAAAATCTTGACCGGACATACAAATTGGGTCTTTGCTATTGCTTTTAGTCCCGATGGATGTGCGGTAAGCGCAGCTATGCCCAAAGGTCTTATCGCTAGTGCTTCCCACGACCAAACAGTGAGAATTTGGGATGTTAATACAGGCGAATGTCTCCATATCTGCATTGGGCATACTCATTTAGTTTCTTCCGTTGCTTTTAGTTCGGACGGGCAAGTTGTAGCTAGTGGTTCTCAAGACCAAACAGTAAGAATTTGGGATGTTAATACAGGCAAGTGCATGAGAATTTTGAGAACGAAAAGACTGTATGAAGGTATGAAAATTTCTAGCGTGAAAGGATTAACAGAGGCGACAGTCGTGACGCTGCAATCCCTCGGTGCAGTAGTGTAA
- a CDS encoding helix-turn-helix domain-containing protein yields the protein MRAKAILAVALGADYTSAAQLVGLRCGDTVSKWVSRFNVEGLAALQPRHGGGAVVQYSEPEKQRILSEFQRQPERQKEGTATWSVATLQRALRQAPDGLTQISTYTIWQVLKEAGYSWQKSRSWLKTGQVKRIRKGKLVVVTDPDTVAKKTDRTRLHSGTEARLECVVRRRGGTIWHCSLPW from the coding sequence ATGCGGGCCAAAGCGATTCTAGCCGTGGCTCTTGGGGCTGATTACACGAGTGCAGCGCAGTTAGTAGGATTACGCTGTGGTGATACGGTCAGCAAGTGGGTCAGTCGCTTCAATGTTGAAGGCTTAGCTGCCTTACAGCCTCGACATGGCGGTGGGGCAGTAGTGCAATACAGCGAACCAGAAAAACAACGCATCCTGTCCGAATTTCAGCGTCAACCAGAGCGGCAGAAAGAGGGCACGGCAACCTGGTCAGTAGCTACACTTCAACGGGCTTTGCGTCAGGCTCCTGATGGCTTAACCCAAATCAGTACTTATACAATTTGGCAGGTACTCAAAGAGGCGGGCTATAGCTGGCAAAAGAGCCGCAGTTGGTTAAAAACTGGACAGGTGAAGCGCATACGCAAAGGCAAGCTAGTAGTAGTAACTGACCCAGATACCGTGGCAAAAAAAACTGATAGAACGCGCTTACACTCAGGGACAGAAGCTAGGCTTGAGTGTGTGGTGCGAAGACGAGGCGGGACCATTTGGCACTGCTCCTTACCCTGGTAG
- a CDS encoding Rieske 2Fe-2S domain-containing protein produces the protein MTLDTQTPQITTSSLEISQQKQKFNWRHCWYPVCFARDLPANRPYSFSLYDEPFVLFKHKDGQIVCLTDRCPHRAARLSDGQIINGRIECLYHGWQFGVDGQCLHIPQLPEDAKIPVKACVSSFQVVERQGIIWVWADVGEAGGVDLIPTIAELDDESELFCADYIRDLPYDQTYFIENVIDPAHVYISHDGVLGKREDAQPLEMEVTSSSLEGIRGRWRLTQQPNARWSSLDFIAPNLVIYQFGSKQAGKYGGTALYSIPLGRQRCRILLRNYGNFFPKKMTLMPPWLDHIMARNKILEGDLQLVVEQKAQIERLGQNLQEVYLPLKTSDTLVVEYRKWLDKFGASFPFYQGYSSAKNVGRSEQNENLNPLDRWEQHTLICSSCNRAYLFTNRLKQILVGVAIATLGVAVLADDSPLKVAAVLASLVAIATSIVAQKVKIQFEQSYTRPTQEKHRTLSH, from the coding sequence ATGACGTTAGACACCCAAACACCACAAATAACAACGTCTAGCTTGGAGATATCTCAACAGAAGCAAAAATTTAATTGGCGGCACTGTTGGTATCCTGTCTGTTTTGCCCGAGACTTGCCTGCAAATCGCCCCTATAGCTTTTCTCTATACGATGAACCCTTCGTCTTATTCAAACACAAAGATGGACAAATTGTCTGTCTCACAGATCGTTGCCCCCACCGTGCAGCTAGACTTTCCGATGGACAAATTATCAACGGACGAATTGAGTGCTTGTATCACGGTTGGCAGTTTGGCGTAGATGGTCAATGTTTGCACATTCCTCAGTTACCCGAAGATGCGAAAATTCCTGTCAAAGCTTGCGTATCATCTTTTCAGGTTGTAGAACGCCAAGGCATCATTTGGGTGTGGGCTGATGTTGGTGAAGCAGGTGGAGTCGATCTCATCCCCACGATCGCAGAGTTGGACGACGAGTCGGAATTGTTTTGCGCAGATTACATCCGCGACCTACCTTACGACCAAACTTATTTTATTGAAAACGTCATCGACCCAGCTCATGTTTATATCAGTCATGATGGTGTCCTTGGTAAACGAGAAGACGCACAACCACTAGAAATGGAAGTCACGAGCAGTTCTTTAGAGGGAATTCGAGGTAGGTGGCGCTTAACACAACAACCGAATGCACGCTGGAGTTCATTGGATTTTATTGCTCCTAACTTAGTCATCTATCAATTTGGCAGCAAACAAGCAGGTAAGTATGGAGGAACTGCTTTATACTCTATACCTTTAGGCAGACAGCGATGCCGGATTTTACTGAGAAACTATGGGAATTTTTTCCCTAAGAAAATGACGCTTATGCCTCCCTGGTTGGATCACATCATGGCACGAAACAAAATCTTGGAAGGAGATTTGCAACTCGTCGTCGAACAAAAAGCACAAATTGAGCGTTTGGGACAAAACCTTCAAGAAGTTTATCTGCCCCTCAAAACATCTGATACCTTGGTGGTTGAGTACCGCAAGTGGCTAGACAAGTTTGGGGCATCTTTTCCGTTTTATCAAGGCTATTCTTCAGCTAAAAATGTAGGCAGAAGCGAGCAGAATGAAAATTTGAATCCCCTAGATCGATGGGAGCAACACACGCTGATTTGTAGTTCCTGCAATCGAGCCTATCTCTTTACAAACAGATTAAAACAAATACTTGTAGGAGTGGCGATCGCAACGTTGGGTGTAGCTGTACTGGCAGATGATTCTCCACTAAAAGTAGCGGCAGTTTTGGCTTCACTGGTAGCAATTGCAACATCTATTGTGGCGCAGAAAGTCAAAATACAATTTGAGCAGTCCTACACTCGCCCGACTCAAGAGAAGCACCGAACACTGTCACACTAG